The Pelotomaculum isophthalicicum JI nucleotide sequence CCCGGTCTGTACCCGTAGCTTGACGGGTGGAAATCCGGGTTAAAGATGGGCTCCAGTACGTTTTTCAGGGCCTGCTGTGCCACCCTGTCCCGGACTGCAGGTATTCCTAATGGTCTGAGGCTTTTATCCTCTTTTTCGATGTAGGTTCTTCTCACCGGCTGCGGTTGATATGTGCCGGTTTTGAGTTCCTCATGCAGTTTTTGGAGGTTCTCCGAAAGCTCGGCTTCAAAGGCTTCAATAGTCTCCCCATCCATTCCTGGGGCTCCCTTATTGGCCTTCACCGCCTGAAAGGCCTTCCTCAGGTTCTCCATCTGATACACTTTATCTCTCAAACTGTACCATTTCCGCATGATTCTCTCCCTTTCGCCATGCCCGCTTTCGCATTTTCGTTCCGGTTGCCGGTTTCTTCATCCAATTTGCGGGCTTCTCTAGCTTTCGCAATATACCTCGCCTCCTTGGACTATTCCGTCCCGTGCGGTCGGTTGCACCAGCAAATTCGTCATCCCCGGCACTACCGTACCCCTTGGCGTTTCAGCCGCGGTTGTCTTCACTTGAACC carries:
- a CDS encoding reverse transcriptase domain-containing protein; protein product: MRKWYSLRDKVYQMENLRKAFQAVKANKGAPGMDGETIEAFEAELSENLQKLHEELKTGTYQPQPVRRTYIEKEDKSLRPLGIPAVRDRVAQQALKNVLEPIFNPDFHPSSYGYRPGKSCQHAIAKAERFMNKYGLSYVADMDLSKCFGAPG